The following proteins are encoded in a genomic region of Clostridium kluyveri:
- the asnB gene encoding asparagine synthase B encodes MCTIMCYTGTDMKHGKFAEALQRTESRGPDMMEILTLPSGILGFQRLSIMDLTFSGMQPFTRKMDAAICNGEIYGFREIKKDLIKKGHRFISDSDCEILLPMYYEYGLDMFSKLDAEFATIIYDGKKDSYIAARDPIGIRPLFYGYSESGKIIFASEAKNLIGLTDKIIPFPPGHYYTDGKFTCYCDIAAKEGDYCKDDLEIIFNKIHDKLAAAVEKRMDADAPVGFLLSGGLDSSLVCAIAQKMNPKKPIRTFSVGMTEDAIDLKYAKEVADYIHSDHTVVYMTKEEVLKSLDEVIKILGTYDITTIRASMGMYLICKKIHEISDIRVLLTGEISDELFGYKYTDFAPNAEEFQKESQKRIRELYMYDVLRADRCISSNSLEARVPFGDLDFVKYVMSIDPEKKLNKYNMGKYLLRRSFEGSYLPHDILYREKAAFSDAVGHSMVDYLKEYAETFYSDEEFEKICENYEYHARPFTKESLLYREIFEKYYSGQAEMIVNFWMPNKEWEGCDVNDPSARVLSNYGASGK; translated from the coding sequence ATGTGTACGATCATGTGTTATACAGGAACAGATATGAAACATGGAAAATTTGCAGAGGCTCTTCAAAGAACGGAGTCCAGAGGGCCGGACATGATGGAAATTCTTACTTTGCCCTCCGGTATTTTGGGATTTCAAAGACTTTCTATTATGGATTTAACTTTTAGCGGAATGCAGCCATTTACCAGAAAAATGGATGCAGCTATCTGTAACGGTGAAATCTACGGCTTCCGTGAGATCAAAAAAGATCTTATAAAAAAAGGACATAGATTTATTTCCGATAGTGACTGCGAAATATTACTTCCCATGTATTATGAATACGGACTAGATATGTTTTCAAAATTAGATGCGGAATTTGCAACTATTATCTACGATGGAAAAAAGGACAGCTACATTGCAGCCCGTGATCCAATTGGAATTCGTCCTCTATTTTATGGCTATTCTGAATCAGGTAAAATTATATTTGCAAGTGAAGCAAAAAATTTAATTGGTCTTACAGACAAAATTATACCATTTCCACCAGGACATTATTATACTGACGGTAAATTCACATGTTATTGTGATATAGCAGCAAAAGAGGGGGACTATTGTAAAGATGATCTGGAAATTATCTTCAATAAAATTCATGATAAATTAGCGGCCGCTGTGGAAAAACGCATGGACGCCGATGCTCCTGTAGGTTTCTTATTAAGCGGCGGCTTAGACAGCTCATTGGTATGTGCAATTGCCCAAAAAATGAATCCTAAAAAACCGATTAGAACATTTTCTGTAGGTATGACTGAAGATGCCATTGACTTAAAATATGCAAAAGAAGTTGCAGATTATATTCACAGTGATCATACCGTTGTCTATATGACAAAAGAAGAGGTGCTCAAGTCACTGGACGAAGTTATTAAAATTCTTGGAACCTACGATATTACCACAATAAGAGCAAGTATGGGAATGTATTTAATCTGCAAGAAAATACATGAAATTTCTGATATAAGAGTTCTTCTCACCGGTGAAATTTCCGACGAATTATTCGGATATAAATATACTGATTTTGCCCCAAATGCGGAAGAATTTCAGAAGGAATCGCAAAAGAGAATTCGAGAACTTTATATGTACGATGTACTTCGTGCAGACCGCTGCATCAGCTCAAATTCCTTAGAAGCAAGAGTACCCTTTGGAGATTTGGACTTCGTAAAGTATGTTATGTCCATAGACCCTGAAAAGAAATTAAACAAATACAACATGGGTAAATATCTTTTAAGACGTTCATTTGAAGGAAGTTATCTGCCACATGATATCTTATACCGGGAAAAAGCAGCATTTAGTGATGCTGTAGGTCATTCCATGGTGGACTATTTAAAGGAATATGCAGAAACATTCTATAGTGACGAAGAATTTGAAAAAATATGTGAGAACTATGAATATCATGCTAGACCATTTACAAAGGAATCATTGTTATATAGGGAAATTTTTGAAAAATACTATTCAGGACAAGCAGAAATGATAGTAAACTTTTGGATGCCGAATAAAGAATGGGAAGGCTGTGACGTAAATGATCCTAGTGCCAGAGTATTGTCAAATTACGGTGCCAGCGGTAAGTAA
- a CDS encoding tetratricopeptide repeat protein, with product MNTYYDILEIGQDTNSAQIKKSYFKMVRKYPSERFSEKFMEIRKAYEILSNEKTRKEYDSFINVPGDAKGRFDAANELFKKGKNQKAIKILEELHKEFPDILVIQSLLGEVCIENNNNGKAIKIFEELVKAEPDNASFAGYLAKTYLMRGWHKKAIKSFEKAIELDEDNISLWLGLSQAHMEGNNIKEAKEVLYELIERKENENFIISAYLAIFIIDLKEGNFESMKENLEKLSDEVIKQEDEKEHVAWILLMISKRMVEAEMFGLAEEILEKAEKITSGNEEIRKLKLKVDRFCKFQEELLSLEKDEEYHEDFVSFVTSKILPEESMGSELYIRGAEHQFLTHINKYRKYVISLSKKYFNLYEELKDFFEKAFNGSERNKMIKEHEKYFKSRGGRLEMALEGIGGEKLFNNVGNNGNCDLWQRIQDTYIREEPKVGRNDPCPCGSGKKYKKCCGK from the coding sequence AAATAAAAAAATCTTATTTCAAAATGGTGAGAAAATACCCGTCAGAAAGATTTTCAGAAAAGTTTATGGAAATTCGAAAGGCCTATGAAATATTAAGTAATGAAAAAACTAGAAAAGAATATGATAGTTTTATTAATGTGCCTGGCGATGCCAAAGGAAGATTTGATGCTGCAAATGAACTTTTTAAAAAAGGTAAAAATCAAAAGGCTATTAAAATTTTAGAGGAATTACATAAGGAGTTTCCAGATATATTGGTAATACAAAGTCTTCTTGGGGAGGTATGTATTGAAAATAACAATAATGGTAAGGCCATAAAGATATTTGAAGAACTTGTGAAAGCAGAACCTGATAATGCAAGTTTTGCCGGATATCTAGCTAAGACATATTTAATGAGGGGATGGCATAAAAAAGCAATTAAAAGTTTTGAAAAAGCCATAGAATTAGATGAAGACAATATTTCCTTATGGTTGGGTCTTAGCCAGGCACACATGGAAGGAAACAATATTAAAGAAGCTAAGGAAGTCCTTTATGAATTAATTGAAAGAAAAGAAAATGAAAACTTTATTATAAGTGCTTACCTTGCCATTTTCATTATAGATTTAAAAGAAGGTAATTTTGAAAGTATGAAAGAAAATCTTGAAAAGTTATCAGATGAAGTAATTAAACAAGAAGATGAAAAAGAACATGTAGCATGGATATTACTTATGATTTCCAAACGAATGGTTGAAGCCGAAATGTTTGGACTTGCTGAAGAAATCTTAGAAAAGGCAGAAAAAATTACATCGGGTAATGAAGAAATAAGAAAACTTAAATTGAAGGTGGATAGATTCTGTAAATTTCAAGAAGAACTTTTGAGTTTGGAAAAAGATGAGGAGTACCATGAAGATTTTGTGAGTTTTGTAACTAGTAAAATATTGCCTGAGGAGTCAATGGGCTCAGAACTTTATATTCGTGGGGCGGAGCATCAATTTTTAACGCATATAAATAAATATAGAAAATATGTTATATCACTTTCAAAAAAATATTTTAATTTATATGAGGAGTTAAAAGATTTTTTTGAAAAAGCATTTAATGGTAGTGAGAGAAATAAAATGATTAAAGAGCATGAGAAATATTTTAAAAGCCGTGGAGGCAGGCTTGAAATGGCCCTTGAAGGCATAGGGGGGGAAAAGTTATTTAATAATGTAGGAAATAACGGGAATTGTGATCTTTGGCAGAGGATTCAAGATACTTACATAAGAGAAGAACCTAAAGTGGGAAGAAATGACCCTTGTCCCTGTGGCAGTGGTAAAAAGTACAAAAAATGCTGTGGCAAATGA